From Saccharothrix espanaensis DSM 44229, the proteins below share one genomic window:
- a CDS encoding helix-turn-helix domain-containing protein, which translates to MAVRRTGFVRTRKAAGFTQESFAEVMHVDRSTVARWEQGTREPLPYQRPKLAKLLKISMSELDGLLHPEAECVAVTQRASSPHGDERVDHAGSVAVEIPRVPTRPVVMREVIGFRAVSEAFQAADRKIGGGVLYGQVVRFLQDEVASKLLAPPPSVTHNEVFSAAASFSEFAGWMAHDSGRDPQAKVHLTQAYHLATTAQNSQLSSNILASLSHLAVQMDDSQTAERLARKGISQMSGGQAHVPHLVARLHTMHARALALQGNELAARLALDAGESALGFIARDARDSWLCGFDRASFAAENALCMYDLQRYEDAVRSAAEVIALRSASDRVRSRTLARLTLANALVALGDHEGAARVGMEIIAAAPGLESARVHSGLAQLQQRLSGQADLPEVREMNDRLAASANAQIPTAQAEWPV; encoded by the coding sequence TGGGAGCAGGGCACGCGTGAACCGCTGCCCTACCAGCGTCCGAAGCTGGCCAAGCTGCTGAAGATCTCGATGAGCGAGCTGGACGGGCTGCTGCACCCCGAGGCGGAATGCGTTGCGGTGACGCAACGTGCAAGCTCACCTCACGGAGATGAGCGTGTTGACCATGCTGGCTCCGTGGCGGTTGAGATTCCACGTGTGCCTACTCGGCCGGTAGTCATGCGCGAGGTGATCGGCTTCCGCGCAGTGTCCGAGGCGTTTCAAGCGGCTGACCGGAAAATTGGTGGCGGAGTCCTCTACGGGCAGGTTGTACGTTTCTTGCAAGATGAGGTCGCGTCGAAGCTTCTTGCGCCGCCGCCCAGCGTGACGCATAACGAGGTGTTCTCCGCCGCAGCGTCCTTCTCGGAGTTTGCAGGCTGGATGGCCCATGACAGTGGCCGCGACCCACAAGCCAAAGTGCATCTGACGCAGGCGTACCACCTGGCGACGACCGCGCAAAACTCGCAGCTCAGCTCCAACATCCTCGCGTCCCTGTCCCACCTTGCTGTGCAGATGGATGATTCCCAGACTGCCGAACGGTTGGCTCGTAAGGGAATCTCTCAAATGTCGGGCGGCCAGGCTCATGTGCCCCATCTTGTGGCACGACTCCATACCATGCACGCTCGGGCGCTCGCCCTACAAGGCAACGAGCTAGCGGCGCGTCTGGCGCTCGATGCTGGGGAGAGTGCTTTGGGCTTTATCGCGCGAGATGCTCGGGACAGCTGGCTTTGTGGTTTTGACCGGGCATCCTTCGCTGCGGAAAATGCACTCTGCATGTATGACCTGCAACGGTATGAGGATGCCGTACGGAGTGCGGCTGAAGTCATTGCGCTACGAAGTGCCAGTGACCGCGTACGGAGTCGTACGCTTGCGCGCTTGACTCTGGCAAACGCCCTCGTGGCACTGGGGGATCATGAGGGCGCGGCGCGAGTCGGTATGGAGATCATCGCGGCGGCTCCTGGGCTCGAATCCGCGCGTGTACACTCCGGCCTCGCGCAGTTGCAGCAGCGGCTTTCGGGACAGGCGGACTTGCCGGAGGTCAGGGAGATGAACGACCGCTTGGCGGCGTCTGCCAACGCGCAGATACCAACAGCACAAGCGGAATGGCCGGTATGA
- a CDS encoding NUDIX domain-containing protein codes for MSTQEDNDPQRFRWLAEGNARQARKRVSAKAVICDEDGRILLVNPTYKQYWDLPGGMAEVNESPIAAAVREVAEELGFTAQISGLLLVDWVAAHGPWDDLLVFIFDGGKVGEEDIRRMSVTDEELSEFAFFPLGAAEARLRPDMWLKLCRAVEAKRVGAVSYEEFRQSQTE; via the coding sequence ATGAGTACGCAAGAAGACAACGACCCGCAGCGCTTTAGGTGGTTGGCCGAAGGCAACGCACGGCAAGCCCGCAAGCGCGTCTCTGCGAAGGCTGTCATCTGCGATGAGGACGGCCGGATCCTACTGGTCAACCCGACATACAAGCAGTACTGGGATCTACCGGGCGGCATGGCAGAGGTGAACGAATCGCCGATTGCTGCAGCTGTCCGCGAGGTTGCAGAGGAGCTGGGCTTTACCGCACAGATCAGCGGCCTGTTGCTTGTGGACTGGGTCGCCGCACATGGCCCATGGGATGACCTGCTGGTGTTCATCTTCGATGGCGGGAAAGTGGGCGAGGAAGATATCCGCCGCATGTCGGTAACCGACGAGGAGCTATCCGAGTTCGCCTTCTTTCCCCTGGGAGCTGCCGAAGCACGGTTGAGGCCAGACATGTGGCTCAAGCTGTGCCGTGCTGTGGAGGCGAAGCGGGTAGGTGCTGTGTCGTACGAGGAGTTTCGTCAAAGTCAGACGGAGTGA
- a CDS encoding helix-turn-helix domain-containing protein: MVKKRHIPDVSYRNPTGTELGIEVLTLGVLRSRASDGHDLTRPQRPAFHLLMLVTAGTGTHTVDFTPYRLRPGSVVWVRPGQVQQFAARGRVEGPLLLFRPDFPPPDSASPFGPAHWQLTTEDRLLAATAAEHLATEYAALAHAPVAAAGPLLAHLLGALLHRLSLASNTRGPAYNDAFLRFREAVERDFASRHQVADYAHDLGYSPRTLTRATQAAVGMGAKEFLDRRIVLEARRLLAHTDLPAATIGTRLGFPDPANFFKYFRHRTGGAPGEFRAGFTA; the protein is encoded by the coding sequence ATGGTGAAAAAGCGACACATCCCCGATGTGTCCTATCGGAACCCGACGGGCACCGAGCTGGGGATCGAGGTGCTCACCCTGGGCGTGCTGCGCTCCCGGGCGAGCGACGGGCACGACCTGACCCGCCCGCAGCGGCCGGCGTTCCACCTGCTGATGCTCGTCACGGCGGGCACCGGCACGCACACCGTGGACTTCACGCCCTACCGGCTGCGCCCCGGCAGCGTGGTCTGGGTGCGCCCCGGCCAGGTGCAGCAGTTCGCCGCGCGCGGCCGGGTGGAGGGCCCGCTGCTGCTGTTCCGGCCCGACTTCCCGCCGCCGGACTCGGCGAGCCCGTTCGGCCCGGCGCACTGGCAGCTCACCACCGAGGACCGGCTGCTCGCCGCCACCGCCGCCGAGCACCTGGCCACCGAGTACGCCGCGCTGGCGCACGCGCCCGTCGCCGCCGCCGGCCCCCTCCTGGCGCACCTGCTGGGCGCGCTGCTGCACCGGCTCTCGCTCGCGTCGAACACCCGGGGTCCGGCGTACAACGACGCGTTCCTCCGGTTCCGGGAGGCCGTCGAGCGGGATTTCGCGTCCCGGCACCAGGTGGCCGACTACGCGCACGACCTGGGCTACTCGCCGCGCACGCTGACCCGCGCCACGCAGGCCGCCGTGGGGATGGGCGCGAAGGAGTTCCTGGACCGCCGGATCGTGCTGGAGGCCCGCCGGCTGCTCGCGCACACCGACCTGCCGGCCGCGACGATCGGCACCCGGCTGGGCTTCCCCGACCCGGCGAACTTCTTCAAGTACTTCCGGCACCGCACCGGCGGCGCGCCGGGCGAGTTCCGGGCCGGCTTCACGGCCTGA
- a CDS encoding NAD(P)-dependent oxidoreductase, translated as MAHIALIGATGTIGSRILDEALRRGHTVTAVVRDPAKLDRTAAALTVETGDVLDTAALPKLLAGHDVVVSAVGGGDGPGHQATIAPAAKSLVEALRAVDGGPRLIVVNGAGSLRAADGTQVWDKPGLPDWLLQIMHAHGDALDYLRGVTDVNWTALSPAATIEAGERTGQYRTGEDDLVSDAEGVSWVSAEDYAVALVDEIEQPKYEGRRFTVAR; from the coding sequence ATGGCACACATCGCACTCATCGGCGCCACCGGCACCATCGGCTCGCGGATCCTCGACGAGGCACTGCGCCGCGGCCACACCGTCACCGCGGTCGTCCGCGACCCGGCCAAGCTCGACCGCACCGCCGCCGCCCTCACCGTCGAGACCGGCGACGTCCTGGACACCGCGGCCCTGCCCAAGCTGCTGGCCGGGCACGACGTGGTGGTCAGCGCGGTCGGCGGCGGCGACGGCCCCGGCCACCAGGCCACCATCGCACCTGCGGCGAAGTCGCTGGTCGAGGCGCTGCGCGCGGTCGACGGCGGGCCGCGGCTGATCGTCGTCAACGGCGCGGGCAGCCTGCGCGCCGCCGACGGCACGCAGGTGTGGGACAAGCCCGGCCTGCCGGACTGGCTGCTGCAGATCATGCACGCGCACGGCGACGCCCTGGACTACCTGCGCGGCGTGACGGACGTGAACTGGACCGCGTTGAGCCCGGCCGCCACCATCGAGGCCGGCGAGCGCACCGGCCAGTACCGGACCGGCGAGGACGACCTGGTCAGCGACGCCGAGGGCGTGAGCTGGGTGAGCGCCGAGGACTACGCCGTCGCCCTGGTCGACGAGATCGAGCAGCCGAAGTACGAGGGCCGCCGGTTCACGGTCGCGCGCTGA
- a CDS encoding bile acid:sodium symporter family protein, with amino-acid sequence MGTALTSVGLPIALAIVMFGLGLSLTVADFARVVREPKAVAVALATQLLLLPLVCFGLVTAFGLDPVLAVGMVLLAASPGGTTANLFSHLFRGDVALNITLTAVNSVLAVLTLPVVVTLALDHFRPAIGDGSVGLELGKVVQVFAIVLVPVVLGMLVRRWSAEFADRADRPVRIVSAVVLVAVIAGALLAERENLGTYLADVGVVAALFCACSLAAGYVLPRLFRVDRQQAVASAFEVGIHNSTLAIAIAVTVMGSERLAVPAAVYGVIMFPIAALAGYLLTRAPAARPAA; translated from the coding sequence ATGGGCACCGCGTTGACGAGTGTCGGTCTGCCGATCGCGCTGGCGATCGTGATGTTCGGGTTGGGCCTGTCGCTGACCGTCGCGGACTTCGCGCGGGTGGTGCGGGAGCCCAAGGCCGTCGCGGTCGCCCTGGCCACCCAGCTCCTGCTGCTGCCGCTGGTCTGCTTCGGGCTGGTCACCGCGTTCGGGTTGGACCCGGTGCTCGCGGTGGGCATGGTGCTGCTCGCGGCGTCGCCCGGCGGCACCACGGCGAACCTGTTCAGCCACCTGTTCCGCGGTGACGTGGCGCTCAACATCACGCTCACCGCGGTGAACTCGGTGCTCGCGGTGCTCACCCTGCCGGTGGTGGTCACCCTCGCGCTCGACCACTTCCGGCCGGCCATCGGCGACGGCTCGGTGGGGCTGGAGCTCGGCAAGGTCGTCCAGGTCTTCGCGATCGTGCTGGTGCCGGTGGTGCTGGGGATGCTGGTGCGGCGCTGGTCGGCGGAGTTCGCCGACCGCGCGGACCGGCCGGTGCGGATCGTCTCGGCGGTGGTGCTGGTGGCGGTGATCGCGGGCGCGCTGCTGGCCGAGCGGGAGAACCTGGGCACCTACCTGGCCGACGTCGGCGTGGTCGCGGCGCTGTTCTGCGCGTGCAGCCTGGCCGCCGGGTACGTGCTGCCCCGGTTGTTCCGGGTGGACCGGCAGCAGGCGGTGGCGTCGGCGTTCGAGGTCGGCATCCACAACAGCACGCTGGCCATCGCCATCGCGGTCACTGTGATGGGCAGCGAGCGGCTCGCCGTCCCGGCCGCGGTCTACGGCGTGATCATGTTCCCGATCGCGGCGCTGGCGGGCTACCTGCTGACCCGCGCGCCGGCGGCGCGGCCCGCAGCCTGA
- a CDS encoding NAD(P)-dependent oxidoreductase has product MTKSVAVLGTGMMGAGMARSLLRAGLSVAVWNRSADKARPLAEDGAVVAADPASAVEGADVVLTVLFDADSTAEVVGGLDLGEDVVWVQSGTVGLIGAQRLAGLAGGAGYVDAPVLGTRKPAEDGKLTVLAAGPTALRDRVAPVFDAIGARTVWAGEKPGDGQRLKLAANSWVLSITAATAQAVALSRGLGLEPEAFLDAIAGGAADSAYAQAKGRAMIAGDFAPSFGIDGAVKDAELILDAMREAGTEDRVMRALHEQYRVAADHGGTEDMAAVVRAFGT; this is encoded by the coding sequence GTGACGAAGTCGGTCGCGGTGCTGGGCACCGGGATGATGGGTGCGGGGATGGCGCGCAGCCTGCTGCGGGCGGGGCTGTCGGTGGCGGTGTGGAACCGCAGTGCGGACAAGGCCCGGCCGCTGGCGGAGGACGGCGCGGTGGTGGCCGCCGACCCGGCGTCGGCGGTCGAGGGCGCGGACGTGGTGCTGACCGTCCTGTTCGACGCGGACTCGACGGCCGAGGTGGTCGGCGGGCTCGACCTCGGCGAGGACGTGGTGTGGGTGCAGAGCGGCACGGTCGGGCTGATCGGCGCGCAGCGCCTCGCCGGGCTCGCCGGCGGGGCCGGGTACGTCGACGCCCCCGTGCTCGGCACCCGCAAGCCCGCCGAGGACGGCAAGCTGACCGTGCTGGCGGCCGGTCCGACCGCGCTGCGCGACCGGGTGGCCCCGGTGTTCGACGCGATCGGCGCGCGCACGGTGTGGGCGGGGGAGAAGCCCGGCGACGGCCAGCGGCTCAAGCTGGCGGCCAACTCGTGGGTGCTGTCGATCACCGCCGCCACCGCGCAGGCGGTCGCGCTCAGCCGCGGGCTGGGACTGGAGCCGGAGGCGTTCCTGGACGCCATCGCGGGCGGCGCGGCGGACAGCGCGTACGCCCAGGCGAAGGGCCGGGCGATGATCGCGGGCGACTTCGCGCCGTCGTTCGGCATCGACGGCGCGGTGAAGGACGCGGAGCTGATCCTCGACGCGATGCGCGAGGCGGGCACCGAGGACCGGGTCATGCGCGCGCTGCACGAGCAGTACCGGGTGGCCGCCGACCACGGCGGGACCGAGGACATGGCGGCCGTGGTCCGGGCCTTCGGGACCTGA
- a CDS encoding medium chain dehydrogenase/reductase family protein — protein MQALEVVLPGVVEPEGLRLRHRDLPSPAAGQVVVRVEAGGVSFAEQQMRRAKYYDQPAFPFVPGYDLVGTVAEVGPGVPADLVGRRFAALTKIGGWADHVLLPAADLVPVPAGVDPAEAESFVVNGITAWQMLHRVARVRAGQTVLVHGANGGVGSTLVQLARLAGATVIGTASPRNHDAVRALGAAPVDYRDPDLPRRVRDLAPGGVDAVFDHVGGPGIVDSYRLLAPRGTLVSYGTASTKNDQGSSRLPVLRLFARLLWWNALPNGHRAAFYNIWAGKRRRAAFQARLADDLGSVFALLAQGKLTAQVAARIPLAEVARAVRLAESGTVTGKVVLVP, from the coding sequence ATGCAGGCACTTGAAGTCGTCCTGCCGGGGGTCGTCGAGCCCGAGGGCCTGCGCCTGCGGCACCGCGACCTGCCTTCCCCCGCCGCCGGTCAGGTCGTCGTGCGGGTCGAGGCGGGCGGGGTGTCGTTCGCCGAGCAGCAGATGCGCCGGGCCAAGTACTACGACCAGCCGGCGTTCCCGTTCGTGCCGGGCTACGACCTCGTCGGCACGGTCGCCGAGGTCGGGCCGGGGGTGCCGGCGGACCTCGTCGGCCGGCGGTTCGCCGCGCTGACCAAGATCGGCGGCTGGGCCGACCACGTGCTGCTGCCCGCCGCCGACCTGGTGCCGGTGCCGGCCGGCGTCGACCCGGCCGAGGCCGAGTCGTTCGTGGTCAACGGGATCACCGCGTGGCAGATGTTGCACCGCGTCGCCCGGGTCCGGGCCGGGCAGACCGTGCTGGTGCACGGGGCCAACGGCGGCGTCGGTTCCACGCTCGTGCAACTCGCCCGGCTCGCCGGTGCGACCGTGATCGGCACCGCCTCGCCGCGCAACCACGACGCCGTGCGCGCGCTCGGCGCGGCCCCGGTCGACTACCGCGACCCCGACCTCCCCCGCCGGGTCCGCGACCTCGCGCCGGGCGGCGTGGACGCCGTGTTCGACCACGTCGGCGGACCCGGGATCGTCGACTCCTACCGGCTGCTCGCGCCGCGCGGCACGCTCGTCTCGTACGGCACCGCCTCCACCAAGAACGACCAAGGATCGTCACGGCTGCCGGTGCTGCGGCTGTTCGCCCGGCTGCTGTGGTGGAACGCCCTGCCCAACGGGCACCGCGCCGCGTTCTACAACATCTGGGCGGGCAAGCGTCGTCGCGCCGCGTTCCAGGCCCGGCTCGCCGACGACCTGGGCTCGGTGTTCGCCTTGCTGGCACAGGGGAAGCTCACCGCGCAGGTCGCCGCGCGCATTCCGCTGGCGGAGGTCGCGCGGGCCGTCCGGCTCGCCGAGTCCGGCACGGTCACCGGCAAGGTCGTGCTGGTGCCTTGA
- a CDS encoding DoxX family protein, translating into MEPLIILVTVTLALLAARALGLTRIPPWPFAVRMGLAGMFTATGIAHFVGLRAELVAMVPPALPAPELLVTVTGVLELTGAAGLLWHRTARWSAIGLTVMLVGMFPANVYAASQGLSRSFGDQLLPRTIMQLVFLAATVAVVVGHRKSATKLDRAASVSV; encoded by the coding sequence ATGGAACCGCTGATCATCCTCGTCACCGTCACGCTCGCCCTGCTCGCCGCGCGCGCCCTCGGCCTCACCCGGATCCCGCCGTGGCCGTTCGCGGTGCGGATGGGCCTGGCCGGCATGTTCACCGCGACCGGCATCGCGCACTTCGTGGGACTGCGCGCGGAACTCGTCGCGATGGTGCCGCCCGCACTGCCCGCGCCCGAGCTGCTGGTCACCGTGACCGGCGTGCTCGAACTGACGGGCGCGGCCGGACTGCTGTGGCACCGCACCGCTCGCTGGTCGGCGATCGGGCTGACGGTGATGCTCGTCGGGATGTTCCCGGCGAACGTCTACGCCGCCTCGCAGGGCCTCTCCCGCTCGTTCGGCGACCAGCTCCTGCCTCGCACGATCATGCAGTTGGTGTTCCTCGCGGCAACCGTCGCGGTCGTCGTCGGCCACCGGAAGTCCGCGACGAAGCTTGACCGCGCTGCGAGTGTGAGTGTTTAA
- a CDS encoding TetR/AcrR family transcriptional regulator — protein sequence MTTERPYHHGDLRRAVLAAAVDVITEHGTSGVGLRDLARRVGVSHAGPVHHFRDKAGLLTALAAEGFDLLADALATTRDGGGDFVDVGASYVRFAVENRAHFEVMFRPDLYHPDDPAVAGPRQRAYALLHGGVTDEDDPKPAAVAAWSIVHGFATLWNTGALPRDPSDDPQALGRSVAAFLFRDNGKGG from the coding sequence GTGACCACTGAACGCCCGTACCACCACGGCGACCTGCGCCGGGCCGTGCTCGCCGCCGCCGTGGACGTGATCACCGAGCACGGCACGTCCGGCGTGGGGCTGCGCGACCTGGCGCGCCGGGTGGGTGTCTCGCACGCCGGCCCCGTGCACCACTTCCGGGACAAGGCGGGCCTGCTCACCGCGCTGGCCGCCGAGGGGTTCGACCTGCTGGCCGACGCGCTGGCGACGACCCGGGACGGGGGAGGGGACTTCGTGGACGTGGGCGCGTCGTACGTGCGGTTCGCGGTGGAGAACCGCGCGCACTTCGAGGTGATGTTCCGCCCCGACCTGTACCACCCGGACGACCCAGCGGTGGCCGGCCCGCGGCAACGGGCGTACGCCCTGCTCCACGGCGGGGTCACCGACGAGGACGACCCGAAGCCGGCGGCGGTCGCGGCGTGGTCGATCGTGCACGGCTTCGCGACCCTCTGGAACACCGGCGCCCTACCCCGCGACCCGTCCGACGACCCCCAGGCCCTGGGCCGCTCGGTCGCCGCGTTCCTGTTCCGCGACAACGGAAAAGGCGGGTGA
- a CDS encoding LLM class flavin-dependent oxidoreductase: MQLGLLSFADRHPDPATGEQVSVADALAQQLERIKLADELGLGFYGLGEHHLADYAISNPATVLAAAASITENITLSSAVTVLSTEDPVRVYQQFTTLDQLSRGRAELLAGRGSFTESFPLFGARLEDYDELFEEKLALLLRLDREDPITWSGKFRAPLENAHVLPRPYRDRLRISVGTGGNPESSVRAGLLGLPIVYAVIGGLPERFGPLVDLYRRAGEAGGHAPEDLHVTMSAVGLIARNSQDAKDAYYPYWLQTMKYGARARGWSIPSRADYDEWTRGAQSIFAGSPDEVAERLITVGRLTGANRYAMHMDWSGVPHKLVMEAIELLGTEVMPLVRKELG, translated from the coding sequence ATGCAGCTCGGGCTCCTCAGCTTCGCCGACCGCCACCCGGACCCGGCGACCGGGGAGCAGGTGAGCGTCGCCGACGCGCTGGCCCAGCAGTTGGAGCGGATCAAGCTCGCCGACGAGCTCGGTCTGGGCTTCTACGGCCTCGGCGAGCACCACCTGGCCGACTACGCGATCTCCAACCCCGCCACCGTGCTGGCCGCCGCCGCGAGCATCACCGAGAACATCACGCTCAGCAGCGCGGTCACCGTGCTCAGCACCGAGGACCCGGTGCGGGTGTACCAGCAGTTCACCACCCTCGACCAGCTCAGCCGGGGCCGCGCGGAACTGCTCGCCGGGCGCGGCTCGTTCACCGAGTCGTTCCCGCTGTTCGGCGCGCGACTGGAGGACTACGACGAGCTGTTCGAGGAGAAGCTCGCGCTGCTGCTCCGGCTCGACCGCGAGGACCCGATCACCTGGTCGGGCAAGTTCCGCGCCCCGCTGGAGAACGCGCACGTCCTGCCGCGCCCCTACCGCGACCGGCTGCGCATCTCGGTCGGCACGGGCGGCAACCCGGAGTCGTCGGTGCGCGCGGGCCTGCTCGGCCTGCCGATCGTGTACGCGGTCATCGGCGGCCTGCCGGAGCGCTTCGGCCCGTTGGTCGACCTGTACCGCCGGGCCGGCGAGGCGGGCGGCCACGCGCCGGAGGACCTGCACGTGACGATGAGCGCCGTCGGCCTGATCGCGCGCAACTCCCAGGACGCCAAGGACGCGTACTACCCGTACTGGTTGCAGACCATGAAGTACGGCGCACGCGCCCGCGGCTGGTCGATCCCGTCGCGCGCCGACTACGACGAGTGGACGCGAGGCGCGCAGTCGATCTTCGCGGGCAGCCCGGACGAGGTCGCCGAACGCCTGATCACGGTCGGCCGGCTGACCGGCGCGAACCGGTACGCCATGCACATGGACTGGTCCGGCGTGCCGCACAAGCTGGTGATGGAGGCGATCGAACTCCTCGGCACCGAGGTCATGCCGTTGGTGCGCAAGGAACTCGGCTGA
- a CDS encoding MarR family winged helix-turn-helix transcriptional regulator, with amino-acid sequence MDEPRWLDEREARVWHAYLDLNRELHGALERQLVRDSGLSNADYSLLAPLSEAPDGLVRSRELGVLVGWERSRLSHQVGRMEKRGLVAREECPEDARGSMVRLTPAGRAAIEAAAPAHVRTVRRYLFDVLSADELDVMDRAFTRVLARIEAD; translated from the coding sequence GTGGACGAACCGCGATGGCTGGACGAGCGCGAGGCCCGGGTGTGGCACGCCTACCTCGACCTGAACCGCGAGCTGCACGGAGCCCTGGAACGCCAACTGGTCCGCGACTCGGGGCTGTCCAACGCGGACTACTCGCTGCTGGCCCCGCTGTCCGAGGCGCCGGACGGCCTGGTCCGCTCCCGCGAGCTGGGCGTCCTGGTGGGCTGGGAGCGCAGCCGGCTGTCCCACCAGGTCGGGCGGATGGAGAAGCGCGGCCTGGTGGCGCGCGAGGAGTGCCCCGAGGACGCGCGCGGCTCGATGGTCCGGCTCACCCCGGCCGGCCGGGCGGCGATCGAGGCCGCCGCGCCCGCGCACGTCCGGACCGTGCGCCGGTACCTGTTCGACGTGCTGTCCGCCGACGAGCTCGACGTGATGGACCGCGCGTTCACCCGGGTCCTGGCGCGGATCGAAGCTGACTGA
- a CDS encoding DUF3995 domain-containing protein, with protein sequence MTLLALLTALALVAIGGLHVVWAFSPWPLRSREEFASRVVGVPTDRLPSRGLTLAVAGLLAVAAYLVAARGGLVGAPGPAWLTVAGAAGVAAVMLLRGAGGLVSSARQDTEFARLDLRIYSPLCLGLAAATGLVAALA encoded by the coding sequence ATGACGTTGTTGGCCCTGCTCACAGCCCTGGCCCTGGTGGCGATCGGCGGGTTGCACGTGGTGTGGGCGTTCTCGCCGTGGCCGCTGCGCTCGCGCGAGGAGTTCGCGAGCCGGGTCGTGGGCGTCCCGACCGACCGGCTGCCCTCGCGCGGGCTGACCCTCGCCGTCGCCGGGCTGCTCGCCGTCGCCGCCTACCTGGTGGCCGCGCGCGGCGGTCTGGTCGGCGCGCCCGGCCCGGCCTGGTTGACGGTCGCGGGCGCGGCCGGCGTCGCTGCGGTCATGCTGCTGCGCGGCGCGGGCGGGCTGGTCTCGTCGGCCCGTCAGGACACCGAGTTCGCCCGCCTCGACCTGCGGATCTACTCGCCGCTGTGCCTGGGCCTGGCCGCCGCGACCGGTCTGGTGGCCGCTTTGGCGTGA